The genomic stretch CGTTCCGTACCTACAACTGGGGCCCGCTCTGGCGCGAACTGCGCGGCCGGATGCCCGCGACCGCCGTGTTCCGCAGCGACAGCCCGGTCCGTGCGGTCGAGACCTCGGCCGACGGCGCCGCGGTGCACCTGGAGAACGGCACCACGCACCACGTCGACCTGGTCGTGGGCGCGGACGGCTACCGCTCGGCGGTGCGCGGCGCCGCCTTCCCCGGCGTACGGCCCGCGTACGCCGGTTACCTGGCCTGGCGCGGCGCGTTCCCCGCCGAACGGCTGACCGCGCTCGACGGTCCGGCCGGCGCGTGGCCGGTCGAGGACTGCGTCTTCGCCGTCTTCCCCGGCGGCCACGCCGTCATCTACCGCATCCCGGACGGCTCCGGCGGCCACCGCGCCAACTGGGTGCTCTACACCGTCCCTCCCCCGCGGCTCGACCTCGGCCTGGACACCCCCACCAGCCTTCCGCCCGGCACCCTCGGCGAGGCGCTGCACGCGCACTTCGCGCAGGTCACCGGCGAACTCCTGCCGCCGTACTGGGGCGGCCTGCTCCAACTGACCCGGCCGGAGGAGCTGTTCATCCAGCCGCTGTACGACTTCACGGCGCCCCGCTACGCCGCGGGCCGGCTGCTGCTCACCGGTGACGCGGCCACGGTCGCCCGTCCGCACACCGGCAGCGGCGCGGTGAAGGCGCTCCAGGACGCCACCGCCCTGGAAGCCGCCTGCACCGCCGCCGGCACCTGGTCCGAGGTGGCCGCCGCGTACGACGCGTCCCGCGGCCCCGTCGGCATCTCGATGATGGAACTCGGCCGCCGCCTGGGCGACGTGCTCGTCCTGCGCGGCCCGGACTGGCGGACGGTGGACCAGGCGGACCTGGACGCGCTGTGGGCGGGGGCGGACGCGGGCGCGTTCGGCGGGCGGGCCCTGCCGGGGGCGCCGGGCGCCGGGCACCCGGCCGGACGCGTACCGGACAATGGAACGGCCGAGGCCGGTCCGGCACCGCTGGCCGGCGCACCAGGGACGGACAGGACTGATCAGACATGGGACGGGTCACCGAGCGACGCCGCGTCATCCGCGTCCGCGACGGAGCCGTGAGCACGCGCCCGGACACCCTCGTCGGCGAGGAGCCGCTGGAGATCCGCCTCGGCGGCCGGCCGCTCGCCATCACGATGCGCACACCGGGCGACGACTTCGCGCTGGCCGCGGGCTTCCTCGTGAGCGAGGGGGTGCTCGGCGGTGCCGGGGAGCTGGCGAACATCGTGTACTGCGCGGGCGCCACCGAGGACGGCTCGAACACGTACAACGTGGTGGACGTGCAGCTGGCGCCCGGCGTGCCCGTCCCGGACATCACGCTGGAGCGCAACGTCTACACGACGTCGTCCTGCGGCCTGTGCGGCAAGGCCAGCCTGGACGCGGTCCGCACCTCCGCCCGCTGGCCGCTGGACCCGCCCGCCGACGCCCCGGCCCGCATCGCGCCCGCGACCCTGTCCGCCCTGCCCGGCCGGCTGCGGGCCGCGCAGCGCGTGTTCGACCGGACCGGCGGACTGCACGCCGCCGCGCTCTTCGACGCGGACGGCACGCTCCTCGACGTCCGTGAGGACGTGGGCCGTCACAACGCCGTCGACAAGGTCGTCGGCCGCGCCCTCCAGGACGGGCGGCTGCCGCTGCGCGACACCATCCTGATGGTCTCGGGCCGGGCCTCGTTCGAACTCGTGCAGAAGGCGGTCATGGCGGGCATCCCCACCCTCGCCGCGGTCTCCGCGCCGTCCTCCCTCGCCGTGGACCTGGCCGTCGAGAGCGGGCTGACGCTGGTGGGGTTCCTGCGGGGCGCTTCGATGAACGTGTACGCGGGGGACGAGCGGCTGGCGCTGGGCGCGGTGGCGGGCAAGGCCTGAGCGCGGCGGCCGGCGCGGGCCGTCAGCCCGCGTCCGGCCCCGGCTTCTCCCCCGGCTCCACGACACGCGCCAGCAGCGCCACCAGCTGCGCGCGTTCGGCGGGGGTCAGGGCCGCGGTCAGCTCGTCGTTGGCGCGGTCCCCCAGCGCTTCGGTACGGCGCAGGGTGCGCTGCCCGGCGGCGGAGATCTCGATGGCGTTCTTGCGCCGGTCCCTGGGGTCGGGGGCACGGGTCACCAGCCCGTCGGCCTGGAGGTCGTTGACGACCGCGACCATGTCCTTGGGGTCGATCCCCACACTGCGGCCCAGCTCGGCCTGGGAGACCGGGCCCAGTTCCCCGACGGCCGACAGCACCGCGTGGTGCATCATCCGCATCCCTTCCTCGGCCAGCGCCTCGGCGACGAGCCGGTGGCCGCGGGCGGCGGCCCGGCCGAGCAGCCAGCTGGGGAGGGCGCGGATGCGGGCGGGTGCGTAGGGGGTCTCTGCCATGGCATCAGCCTATCCGGAAAACCATTGGGCTCACCAATGATTCCTGTTATCGTTGGTGCTCCCAACGGTTCGCTGGCGCGCACCGCCGTGCCGTCCCGTTCGGGTTCCCGTTTCCCGCACGGCGTCCGGCATCCGTGACGCCTGTCTTCCGCGCGGCGTCCGGCGACGTCACGCCCTTCCCCTCGGAGGTGCCCATGCGGCGAGTCCGCTTCCATTCCTACGGCGGTCCGGAAGTCCTGCGGGTGGAGGAGGCCGACGTTCCCGAGCCGGGCCCCGGTGAACTGCTCGTACGGACCGAAGCCATCGGGGTGAGCCTGCCGTCCGTGCGCCGGACGCGCGGGGACGGCGACGGCGGCGGCGTACCGCTGCCCGCCGTCCTCGGCGGCGAGGTGGCCGGCGAGGTGATCGGGCTGGGCCCGGACGTCACCGGCTTCACCGCCGGCGAGCGGATCACCGGACTTTCCTTCACCGGTTCGTACGCCGATGTGGCCACCGTGCCGGCCCCGCTGGCCTCCCGGATACCGGACGGCGCGACGAGCGAGGACGCCGTCGCGCTGGTCCGTGGCGGCCAGGTCGCCCTCGCCGCGCTGGCCACCGCCGCCCCCGCCGGCCCCGAGTCGGTGCTGATCACGGGCGCGGCCAGCGCCACCGGGCACCTCGCGGTGCAGTTGGCCAAGCTGCGGGGCGTGCCACGGGTGGTGGCGGCCGTCGGCTCGGCCGCCAAGGCGGACTTCCTGTACGGACTCGGCGCCGACGAGGTCGTCACGTACGAGGACGCGTCCTGGGGCGAGCCCGTCGACATCGTGCTGGACGGCGTCGGCGGGGACCTGCTGCCGCGCGCGGTGGCGGCCCTCGCGCCCGGCGGGCGGCTGGTGTTCTTCAACTCGGGCGGCGGTACGGTCCCGGCGTACGACCTCCTCGCGGGCTCGAAGACGATCACCGGGCTGACCATGGCGCGCTTCGCCGCCACCCGCCCGGAGCTCTACGAGCGGCACGGCGCCGGGCTGTGGGAGCACTTCCTCGCAGGCCGGCTGCGGGCCGCCGTGCACGCCCGCGTCCCGCTGGCGGAGGCCGCGCGGGCACACGAGATCATCGAGGGGCGCGGCAACTTGGGGAAGGTCATGCTGATCCCCTGAGCCTTGATCCCCTGATTTCCTGATCCTTGATCCCTTGATCTTCGCGGTTCCCCTGTCGGGCGCGGCGTCGGCGCTGCTTACGGCGGCGTGCGCCACGGGTCCGCCCCGTGGTTCGCACAGGCATCCTCCGCCTCCTCCGGACGGGGAAGAAATCCGGCCGGGTGCGAAGAACCGCCGCGCGTGGCTTGTGGCGGTGCCGGGAGCCCAGTAGCTTCCTGCGCACGCGGAGGTAGGACGTTCTACGTATTCCGCCGATGCGATGCCCCGCCTACGCCCCGAAGGGCAGGTCGGACCATGACGTCACCGTTCCGCACCCATGACCACCACCGCGGCAGACCCGCCAACGGGATCCGGCCGCGGCGCCGCGCGCTGGCCGCGCTCGCCGCCGCGGCCGCAGTCCTGGTTCCCGTGGCCACCGCCCAGGCCGACCCCACCACCACCGCGGCGCCACCCACCGGCTTCGACCAGCAAGTACTGTTCAAAGCCTCGCAGGAGCGCGGCTACGCGTGCTTCCGCATCCCGGCCATCGTCCGGTCCACCCGCGGCACCCTGCTGGCGTTCGCCGAGGGCCGGGTACGCAACTGCGGCGACGCGGCCGACATAGACCTCGTACTGAAGCGGTCCACCGACGGCGGCCGTACCTGGGGCCCCCTCCAGGTCGTCAACGAGGGCGGCGGCGACACGCACGGCAACCCGGCCCCCGTCGTCGACCGCGAGACCGGCCGCGTCCTGCTCGCCGAGACCTACAACAAGGGCCGCACCGACGCCGGGGCCTGCGATGTGCCGTGCGACCGCACCCCGCACCTCCAGTACAGCGACGACGACGGCGCCACCTGGTCGGCACCGCGCGACCTGACCGCCGAACTCCGGCCCGCCGGATGGAACTCCTGGTACGCGACCGGTCCCGTGCACGGCATCCAGCTCGCCCGCGGACGGCACGCCGGACGGCTGGTCTTCACCGTCAACGCCGAGAGCTACGCGGGCGGCCGCATAACGGCCAACCACGCGGCGCTGATGCTCAGCGACGACGGCGGCGACACCTGGCGGGTGGGCGCCGTGGACAGCTACCCGACCGCCGCCGACGGCACGTTCCGCCAGAAGCCGTCGGAGATGAGCCTCCTGGAACGTTCCGACGGCTCGGTGTACGTCAACGGGCGCGAGCAGGACGGTACGGATCTCGGCCACCGCACGGCGGCCGTCAGCCGCGACGGCGGCGCCTCCTTCACCCGCCCCTTCCGCACGCTGCCCGGCCTGTACGCGCCGATGGTGCAGGGTTCCGTACTGCGGCTGCCCGCCCGGCGCCCCGGCGCGCCCGCCCGCACCCTGTTCGCCGCGCCCGCCGACCCCGACCGCCGCCGCACGATGACCATCCGCTCCTCGTACGACGAGGGCCGCACCTGGGAAGGCGTGGACCGGGGCGCCCGGGTCACCACCGACTGGTCCGGCTACTCGGACCTGGTGGCCGTCTCCCCCGGGCTGACCGGACTGCTGTACGAGGGCGGGGCGGCCGACGCCCGCGACGAGATCCGCTTCGCCCGCTTCACCGACGCCTGGCTCGGACCGCGCCGGGGCCCCGATCCGACGACCCCGGACCACGGGCGGCACGCCCGGCCCGCCCTCGTGCTGGGCGGCGCCCGTCCGGTACCGGGCCGCTTCGGTGCCGCGCTCTCCTTCGACGGCCGGGACGACGCCGTACGGCTGCCCTTCCGCCGCTCGCTCCCGCTGGGCAGCGGGGACTTCACGTGCAGCCTCTGGTTCCGCTACCGCGCCACGTCCGGCGAGCAGCCGTTCCTGTGGATGGGCGGGGTGGGCGGCCGCAGCCCGCAGGTGGCCCTGCGCGGCGACCCGGCCCACGGCCGGATCAGCGCCTTCATCACCGCGCTCGACGGCGCCCGGCCGCCCGCCACCGCCGAGGTCGCCACCACCGCCGCGTACAACGACGGGCAGTGGCACCACCTGTCCCTGCGGCGCGCCGACGGCCGGCTGACCCTCGCCGTCGACGGCACCGAGACCCGGACGGTCCCCGACGTCCCCGGCTCCGTGAGCCGCAACTCGGTCTTCGGCGTGCACGCGGGCCAGAAGGTGGACAGCCGTGCCCACCTGGCCGGCGACCTGGACGAAGTACGGGTCTACGGGCGGGCGTTGAGCGACGGTGAGCTGGCCCGGGTACGCGAGGGGAACGGGCGCGTCAAGGGGCCGGTCGTGCTGAACCTGCCCTTGGACGACGTGGACGACGAGTAGGCACGAGGCCGCTGGTCAACGCCTTCCGTAGAAGGCGTCGACCAGCGACTCCATGCTCTTCTGGAAGGAGCAGCAGAGTGCGATCCACGACCCGTCCACGAAGACCAGGTCGAACCGGCCGCGGGGCAGCGTCGTGCGCGGCTTGGGCCGCAGTTCGGCGATGTCCTGGCGCGGGACTTCCACGGCGAGGGCCGGTTCGGGGTCACGGGCCCGCCATCCGGTGGCGTGGTCGGTGACCACGAACAGCCGGCGGTCGGTGATCGCCTGGTGCCGGGGGGTGCCGCCCGCGTTGGTGACCTGCACGAGGAAGCGTCCGGCCATGCTGGTCCAGCCGCCCTCCATGGGCTTGCCGTACATCATGCGCTCGGCCGCGGCGTCGGCGGCGTCCTCGATGTTCTCCGGGGCCTCGCTGATCCCCTCGGCGACGTTGCCCACGGCGCGGGTCAGCCGGTTGTTGGTGAACCGGTTGTCGGTGACCGCGTCGATGGGCCGCGACGCCTTGTTCAGCACGTTGCCCAGCACGCCCCGGATCCGCTTCTCCAGGGCCGACTGCTTGGGCGGCAGCCGCAGGTGCGCGGGAACCAGCGGCAGGGACGGGTACACGTCGTACTGCTCGCTCCGCAGCAGCACCTCGCCGGGCTGGAGGAACTGCCGGCACGGGGTCTCGTGGTCGATCACGCGGCCATTCTCCTCGCTCAGCCGAAGGGATTGTCGGGATCGCGCGGCTGCTGGGCCGACGCCGGGCGGGACATCAGGCGGATGTCCTGGTCGGCGGCCGGTTTCTGGTAGCGGCCGAGCGGGTCCGGGTTGGCGGGGGCCGGGTCGGCGGGAACCCCGTGCTTCGACGGCGGGCTCAACGGTCCGCTGACGGCGGGCCCGCCGGTCGTGCCCCCGCCGGAGGGCGACGGGTCGAAGTCCGACGCCGGCGGCAGGTGGACGTCGCCGTGCCGCCGCGCGCCACCACCGGATGCGGCGCCCCCGCCGTCACCGCCGTCGATCATGTCGTCGAGCTTTTCGGCTCCCGCCTGGACGACGGGCGAAAGCGCCTGCGTCGGATCGCCCGAGAATCCCAGGCCTCCCATGCCGAGGCCGACGGCACCCTTCATCGGCACCTTTACGGCCTTCAGCGCCTTTTTCGCGGCGATCCCCTTCAGGAACTTCTCGGCCTCGACCGGGTCCTTGATGTGCTTCCAGGTCCAGGGCTTGAGCTTTTTGACCTTCGACATCTTCTTGGCTTTTTTGAGCAACTTGATGATGTTGACGAAGGCCCTGAGTTCGGTGGCCAGTTCCTCCAGTACCCGGGCGATACGCGTCGAGACGATCCCGGCCTGGGCGACGGCGGTGGCGGCGGCCGCCGCGGCCGAGGCGCCGACCGTGATGATCGAGGTGGCCAGCGCCACGGCCAGCTCGATGATGGCCCACTCGATCAGCTCGCGGATCAGCGTCTCCACGACCTGCTCGGCCAGCTTGGCCCGCTCGCCCGCCTGCTCCAGGACGTCCGCCACCGCGTCCATGTCGGCGGCTTCCTGCTCCAGTGCCGCTTCCATCTCGGCGAGGTGCCCCTGGAACGCGTCGGCCGCCTGGCCGGTCCACTCGTGGGCGAGGTCCGCGCGGTCCCGGCGCTGGTCGGCGATCAGGTTGCGCAGTTCGGTGGCCTGTTCGCGCCACAGCTTGGCGGCTTCCTGGATGCCCTCGTCGTCACCGGTGACGCATTCCAGGTGCTCGGCGAGCGGTTCGACGAGCGGACGCATGATGGCGTCCACCGCCGAGTCGAACCCGCTCATCCAGTCGTTGACCTTGTTGTAGGCGCTGAGCGCCCCCGTCGCCACGCCGCTCATCGGCCGCCCCCGGGTCCGCCCTGGACGTGCCGCATCGTGCGCACGGTCTCGTCCTCGTCGGACTGGTAGGCCCGTGCCGTCTCGGTGACGCCCTCGCCGACCTTCTCCTCCAGCGTCGCCGCCTTGTCGAGGATGTCCAGGCAGTCCTCACTCTGCTCCGCGTAGGCGCTGTACAGTTCGTCGGCCTCCGGGAGCTTTCCGAAGGCCTGCTGGTTCAGCGAATGCGAGGCGAGTTTGCTGCGGATCGCCCGCAGCTTCTCCGCGCGCTGGTCAGAGCTTTTGGCGAACTTGTGCAGAGCTTCTTGAGCAGCGGTGAATTGCTCGGGCACAGATCTCCCCCGATCCGTCGGTCATGGTGCGGGCGGACGCCGGGGCGCCGCGAAAGCCCGGACAACAGTACGGCGTCATCGCCGACGGGCAGGACGGGGGTGTTGATGCCCGTTGTGCAGATTTGTGGGGTCAAGAGATGACGGGTGGCACCGGGCCGCGCATCTCCCTTTGCCTTTCATTGGTAATCCCTGGTGATTCTCTTGCCCATCATTTGGGATTGGTGTGCAACTCCCGAGCCGGTGGCGCGGCAGCAGCGGCGACGGCAGACGAAGGACCGGCGTCCCGGGCCGGATCCACTTCGGTCCCCGCTCCGAAGCCCGCCTCCCGCGGGGCCCGTGCCGCGTACCGCTTCGCCAGCACCGCGCACACCATCAGCTGCATCTGGTGGAAGAGCATCAGCGGCAGGACGGCCAGTCCGGCCCCGCCGCCGAACAGGACGGTGGCCATGGGGAGTCCGGCGGCCAGGCTCTTCTTGGAGCCGGCGAAGGTGATGGCGATGCGGTCGCCGCGGGCGAAGCCGGCCTTCTTCGAGCCGTACGAGGTGAGCGTCAGCATCAGCGCCAGCAGGACGGCCTCGACGCCCAGCAGGCTCAGCAGGCGCCACGGGGAGACCTGGTGCCAGATGCCCTCGACCACGCCCGCGCTGAAGGCGCTGTAGACGACGAAGAGGATGGAGCCGCGGTCGACGAAGCCGAGGATCTTCTTGTGCCGGGTGAGGAAGCCGCCGATCCAGCGGCGCAGCAGCTGTCCGGCGAGGAAGGGCACGAGCAGCTGGAAGACGATCGAGACCAGCGAGCGGGCCGAGAAGCCGCCGCCGTCGCCGCCCAGGAGGAGGGCCGCCAGCAGCGGGGTCACCACGATGCCGACCAGGCTGGAGAAGGAGCCCGCGCAGATCGCCGCCGCGACGTTGCCGCGCGCCATGGAGGTGAAGGCGATCGAGGACTGGACGGTGGAGGGGACCAGGCACAGGAAGAGCAGGCCGGTGTAGAGGGGCTGCGTCAGGACGTACGGGACCAGGCCGCGGGCGGCCAGGCCCAGCAGCGGGAAGAACACGAACGTACAGGCCAGGACCGTCAGGTGCAGCCGCCAGCTGCGCATCCCGGTGAGCGCCTCGCGGGTGGAGAGCCGGGCGCCGTAGAGGAAGAAGAGCAGCGCGACCGCGCCGGTGGACGCGTCGTCGGCGACGGCGGCGGCCGCGCCGCGGGCGGGCAGCAGCGCCGCGAGGCCGACGGTGCCGACGAGGGCCAGGATGAATCCGTCCACGGGGAGCCAGGAGGGGATGCTGAGCTGAGGGCGGCGCATGGTCTCTCTTCGACGGTCGGTTCGGGTAGGGCGAACGAGGCAGATGAGGTAGT from Streptomyces albofaciens JCM 4342 encodes the following:
- a CDS encoding bile acid:sodium symporter family protein, with the protein product MRRPQLSIPSWLPVDGFILALVGTVGLAALLPARGAAAAVADDASTGAVALLFFLYGARLSTREALTGMRSWRLHLTVLACTFVFFPLLGLAARGLVPYVLTQPLYTGLLFLCLVPSTVQSSIAFTSMARGNVAAAICAGSFSSLVGIVVTPLLAALLLGGDGGGFSARSLVSIVFQLLVPFLAGQLLRRWIGGFLTRHKKILGFVDRGSILFVVYSAFSAGVVEGIWHQVSPWRLLSLLGVEAVLLALMLTLTSYGSKKAGFARGDRIAITFAGSKKSLAAGLPMATVLFGGGAGLAVLPLMLFHQMQLMVCAVLAKRYAARAPREAGFGAGTEVDPARDAGPSSAVAAAAAPPARELHTNPK
- a CDS encoding quinone oxidoreductase family protein, with the translated sequence MRRVRFHSYGGPEVLRVEEADVPEPGPGELLVRTEAIGVSLPSVRRTRGDGDGGGVPLPAVLGGEVAGEVIGLGPDVTGFTAGERITGLSFTGSYADVATVPAPLASRIPDGATSEDAVALVRGGQVALAALATAAPAGPESVLITGAASATGHLAVQLAKLRGVPRVVAAVGSAAKADFLYGLGADEVVTYEDASWGEPVDIVLDGVGGDLLPRAVAALAPGGRLVFFNSGGGTVPAYDLLAGSKTITGLTMARFAATRPELYERHGAGLWEHFLAGRLRAAVHARVPLAEAARAHEIIEGRGNLGKVMLIP
- a CDS encoding FAD-dependent monooxygenase, encoding MRGGTVAVVGGSIAGCAAALAVHRGGATDITVYERAAGRLADRGAGLGVHNARYAELASAGYMDADMPWIQLSRRRWYTRDGRSPLGRPVGELPFPFRTYNWGPLWRELRGRMPATAVFRSDSPVRAVETSADGAAVHLENGTTHHVDLVVGADGYRSAVRGAAFPGVRPAYAGYLAWRGAFPAERLTALDGPAGAWPVEDCVFAVFPGGHAVIYRIPDGSGGHRANWVLYTVPPPRLDLGLDTPTSLPPGTLGEALHAHFAQVTGELLPPYWGGLLQLTRPEELFIQPLYDFTAPRYAAGRLLLTGDAATVARPHTGSGAVKALQDATALEAACTAAGTWSEVAAAYDASRGPVGISMMELGRRLGDVLVLRGPDWRTVDQADLDALWAGADAGAFGGRALPGAPGAGHPAGRVPDNGTAEAGPAPLAGAPGTDRTDQTWDGSPSDAASSASATEP
- a CDS encoding WXG100 family type VII secretion target is translated as MSGVATGALSAYNKVNDWMSGFDSAVDAIMRPLVEPLAEHLECVTGDDEGIQEAAKLWREQATELRNLIADQRRDRADLAHEWTGQAADAFQGHLAEMEAALEQEAADMDAVADVLEQAGERAKLAEQVVETLIRELIEWAIIELAVALATSIITVGASAAAAAATAVAQAGIVSTRIARVLEELATELRAFVNIIKLLKKAKKMSKVKKLKPWTWKHIKDPVEAEKFLKGIAAKKALKAVKVPMKGAVGLGMGGLGFSGDPTQALSPVVQAGAEKLDDMIDGGDGGGAASGGGARRHGDVHLPPASDFDPSPSGGGTTGGPAVSGPLSPPSKHGVPADPAPANPDPLGRYQKPAADQDIRLMSRPASAQQPRDPDNPFG
- a CDS encoding exo-alpha-sialidase, translating into MTSPFRTHDHHRGRPANGIRPRRRALAALAAAAAVLVPVATAQADPTTTAAPPTGFDQQVLFKASQERGYACFRIPAIVRSTRGTLLAFAEGRVRNCGDAADIDLVLKRSTDGGRTWGPLQVVNEGGGDTHGNPAPVVDRETGRVLLAETYNKGRTDAGACDVPCDRTPHLQYSDDDGATWSAPRDLTAELRPAGWNSWYATGPVHGIQLARGRHAGRLVFTVNAESYAGGRITANHAALMLSDDGGDTWRVGAVDSYPTAADGTFRQKPSEMSLLERSDGSVYVNGREQDGTDLGHRTAAVSRDGGASFTRPFRTLPGLYAPMVQGSVLRLPARRPGAPARTLFAAPADPDRRRTMTIRSSYDEGRTWEGVDRGARVTTDWSGYSDLVAVSPGLTGLLYEGGAADARDEIRFARFTDAWLGPRRGPDPTTPDHGRHARPALVLGGARPVPGRFGAALSFDGRDDAVRLPFRRSLPLGSGDFTCSLWFRYRATSGEQPFLWMGGVGGRSPQVALRGDPAHGRISAFITALDGARPPATAEVATTAAYNDGQWHHLSLRRADGRLTLAVDGTETRTVPDVPGSVSRNSVFGVHAGQKVDSRAHLAGDLDEVRVYGRALSDGELARVREGNGRVKGPVVLNLPLDDVDDE
- a CDS encoding MarR family winged helix-turn-helix transcriptional regulator — translated: MAETPYAPARIRALPSWLLGRAAARGHRLVAEALAEEGMRMMHHAVLSAVGELGPVSQAELGRSVGIDPKDMVAVVNDLQADGLVTRAPDPRDRRKNAIEISAAGQRTLRRTEALGDRANDELTAALTPAERAQLVALLARVVEPGEKPGPDAG
- the fdhD gene encoding formate dehydrogenase accessory sulfurtransferase FdhD, with amino-acid sequence MGRVTERRRVIRVRDGAVSTRPDTLVGEEPLEIRLGGRPLAITMRTPGDDFALAAGFLVSEGVLGGAGELANIVYCAGATEDGSNTYNVVDVQLAPGVPVPDITLERNVYTTSSCGLCGKASLDAVRTSARWPLDPPADAPARIAPATLSALPGRLRAAQRVFDRTGGLHAAALFDADGTLLDVREDVGRHNAVDKVVGRALQDGRLPLRDTILMVSGRASFELVQKAVMAGIPTLAAVSAPSSLAVDLAVESGLTLVGFLRGASMNVYAGDERLALGAVAGKA